In one window of Drosophila mauritiana strain mau12 unplaced genomic scaffold, ASM438214v1 Y_10, whole genome shotgun sequence DNA:
- the LOC117149987 gene encoding uncharacterized protein LOC117149987 → MASNKDRKKTKKANNVDENSEPQLLFQEVIEETDVLDLNLYSDINDDFFNEANRVVQFLMEAKRHFEASRIKRYSDIIFNLHRRYVEEVNDNEVLRPQILSSEKKLRLALELTSTSEEAMQKLRDLLGDAWKESDASALREQLVQEKLQEVLIKCEGLGDRNSGTTDDTA, encoded by the exons ATGGCTTCAAATAAGGAcagaaagaaaacaaaaaaggcgAACAACGTGGACGAAAACTCTGAGCCTCAACTTTTATTTCAAGAGGTAATAGAAGAAACTGATGTTTTGGATCTTAATTTATATTCGGACATTAATGATGACTTTTTTAATGAAGCTAACCgg GTAGTCCAGTTTCTTATGGAAGCTAAAAGACATTTTGAAGCATCGCGAATTAAGCGATATAGTGacattatttttaatcttcATCGTCGGTATGTAGAAGAAGTAAATGATAATGAAGTTTTACGTCCCCAAATATTGTCATCGGAAAAAAAGTTACGGCTTGCTCTTGAACTGACTTCAACATCAGAAGAAGCTATGCAAAAACTCAGAGATTTGTTGGGGGATGCCTGGAAAGAATCTGACGCATCAGCTTTACGAGAACAGTTAGTGCAAGAAAAATTACAGGAAGTTTTAATTAAGTGTGAAGGCCTGGGAGACCGAAACAGTGGTACAACTGATGACACAGCTGA